DNA sequence from the Terriglobia bacterium genome:
CATTCTGCAGCAGTATGTGGATCAGAAGAGCCAGGAACTTCAAAAAATGCAGAAGGAACTCGAGGGGCTGAGAAACCAGCTCGAACTTACGGGTTCCAAACTGAACGACGACGCGCGGCAGGATCTCGCCGACGCGATCGAGAGCAAGGACACCCAGGTGCAGCGCTTCCAGCAGGACACGCAGAAGGACATCGACAGTCGCCGACAGAAGCTCCAAAACACCATCGCGCGCAAGATGCTGACCTCCATCGAGAAAGTGGCCAAAGAGAAGGGTGCGAATGTGGTGCAGTTTCTCGGCATTACGAACATCTACGGTTATGTCGATCCATCGCTGGTCATCACCGAGGATGTCGTGAAGGCTTACAACATAGCCTATCCGGCCGCCGCCGTGTCTCCTGCGGTGAAGAAGTAACCGGGCGCATCCGCCGGCCCACCACTTCGACGAGCAGGCGGTTTGAGGTTACGGACTTGATTCGGGGATGGCATGCGCGGGCGCCATCCCCTTTTTCCCTCTCCCAGCCGAACCCGTTCCCGAGGAATCATGGAAGGCACTTTCTCTGCGCTGAAGATACGCGAAATCCTGGAAATCATGCCCCACCGTTACCCGTTTCTGCTGGTCGACCGCATCATCGAGTTTGACGGCAAAAACCGGATGGTCGGAATAAAGAATGTTTCCTTCAACGAAGCGTTCTTCCAGGGTCACTTTCCAGAACACCCGGTCATGCCGGGTGTTCTGGTAGTCGAGGCTCTGGCCCAGGTCGGCGTGATCCTTCTCTTCAGTGCGGACGAGAGCCGCAACTCCAAGCTGGTTTATTTTTCGGGAATCGACAACTGCCGCTTTCGCCAACCCGTGATTCCGGGCGATCAGATCCGTCTGGAGGTTACCTCGATCAAGCGCCGCGGCAACTTTTTCAAAATGAAGGGCGAGGCCCTGGTGGACGGCACGCTGGTAGCCGAAGCGGAACTGTCCTGCGCCATCGTGGATCGCGGCTAGGCATATGGGATATCGCATCAGCATGAGCATTCATCCTACGGCTATCGTCGACAAAAAGGCGGAGATCGGATCGGACGTGGCCATCGGCCCCTACTGCGTCGTGGCGCCGGACGTCCGCATCGGCAACGGCACCGAACTGGGTCCCTACGTGAGCGTGCAGAGTGGCACCACAATCGGGGAGTCCTGCAGGTTCTATGGCCACTCTTCCATCGGGACCGATCCCCAGGATCTCAAGTACATGGGGGAACCCACGCGCCTGCAGATCGGCAACCGCAACGTGTTCCGCGAGTTCGTCTCGATAAACCGCGGGACACCGCATGGAGGCCACGTCACCAAGATTGGTGATGACGGTCTGTTTATGGCTTACAGCCATGTCGGGCACGACGGCCAGGTGGGCAGCCATGTGATTTTCGCCAATGCCGCCACCCTGGCGGGACATGTTGCCGTCAGCGATCACGCGCAGGTTGGCGCGTTTTCCGCCATACATCAGTTCTGCCGCGTGGGACCTCATGCTTTCATCGGCGGCTTTTCCGTCGTGACTCGCGACGCCCTCCCCTATGTGAAAACGGTCGGCGCGCGCAACGATGCCAAGACGTACGGCATCAACACGATAGGCCTTCAGCGCAAGGGCTTTGCGGAGGACTCCATCGAAGAATTGAAGCAGGTCTATCGGATCCTGTTCCGCTCTCAACTCAACACCAGCGATGCCCTGGTTAAAGCGCGTGAGGGCACATGGACCGCGCCGGAAGTCGCAGTCCTTCTTGAGTTCATCGAAAGTTCCGAACGAGGATTTATCCGATGAGAGCATGCCGCCGAGACGCCAGAACCTCAAGGCGCCAAGAATGCAATTTTCTGCCGGCGTCTGCGCGTCCTGGTGCCTCGGCGGTTTGAAAGCGAAGGCGATGAACGAGAGTGCCGTCAAATACGGGCTGATTGCCGGAAATGGCAGGTTTCCTTTCATGGTGCTGGAATCGGCGCGGGAGCGCAGCTTGGACATGGTCGTCGCGGCCATAAAGGAAGAGACCTTTCCGGAGATCGAATCGTGCGGCTATCCCGTACACTGGCTCGGATTGGGACAGCTCGGTAAGCTGATTCGCGTGTTCCAGCAGGCCGGCGTCACAAAAGCGATCATGGCCGGTCAGGTCAAACACGTTCAGATCTTCGGCTCTTCCCTTCCCGATCTGACCATGCTCAAGACGCTCGCCGGCCTGAAACACAAGAGTTCAGACGCCCTGATCGGAGCCGTCGCCCGCGTGCTGGAGGAAGCGGGAATCGCCCTGCTTGATTCCACCGAGTTTCTCAAGCCGCACATGGTCCCCGAAGGGACGCTGACTCGTCGCGGCCTCAATGAGCATGAGCAGGCGGATCTGGAGTTCGGCAGGCCCGTCGCACACCGGATAGCGCTCATGGACATCGGCCAGACGCTTGTGGTCCGGGATCGGGCGGTGGTGGCCGTGGAGGCCATGGAGGGCACCGATGCAGCGGTCCGACGCGCCGGTGATTTGGCCGGCGGCAGAGATCTCACTGTGATCAAGGTGAGCAAGCCCAAACAGGATATGCGGTTCGATGTGCCGGTAGTCGGGCCATCCACCATCCGGAATATGATCGAAGCAGGGGCCACGGCTCTGGTGCTGGATGCCCACCGGACCCTGCTGGTTGATCGACGCCAATTGGTTCAAATGGCGGACAGCAACGGCATCGCAATCGTAGGGCTGCCCCCGATCGAATGACGCGCCGAACACGTCGGCGAAGGAGCAAATCGTGGACAAGATCCGTGTCGGCGTAGTCGGGGTGGGAGCCCTCGGCCAACACCACGCCCGAGTCTATTCGACGCTGCCCGATGTCACGCTCGTGGGTGTGGTCGATACCCGACCGGGACGAGCCGAAGAGATTGCCGGGCCACTCGCTACTCAGTCATTTGCAGACTATCGGCAGCTTTTCGGCAAAGTGGATGCCGTCAGCATTGCCGCGCCCACCACCCTGCACGGGGAAATCGGGGAAGAGTTCTTGAACCAGGGAGTGAGCGTGCTGGTGGAGAAACCGATCAGCCACACCCTCGCCGACGCCGACCGTCTCATGCGCGCGGCGCAGACAAGTGGCTGCGTGCTCCAGGTGGGACACCTTGAACGGTTCAACCCGGCAATCCAGGCGGTGCGCGAGATCGTCAACCGGCCGCGCTTTTTCGAAGCCCACCGCATGGGGCTGTTCTCGCCGCGTAGCTTGGATATCGATGTGATCCTCGATTTAATGATCCACGATCTGGACATCATATCCTCACTCGTCCCCACACCGCCGGTACACATTGAGGCCGTCGGAATCGCGATCCTGACCAAACGCATCGATATTGCCAACGCTCGCATCCAGTTCGGCGACGGCTGCGTGGCGAACGTGACCGCCAGCCGGGTTTCCATGGAAAAGATCCGCAAGCTGCGGTTCTTCCAGGCCCGCGAGTACATCTCCATCGACTACACCCGGCAGGATGTATCGATCTTTCGACTGGATGGGCCCCCGGCCAGAGCTGCCCAGATCATCAGCCAAAAACTCACTCCCCCGCGCCGCGAGCCGCTCGATCTGGAGCTGCGCGCCTTCCTGGATGCCGTCCGGGGACGCGGTCAGGTGGCATGCACGGGAGCTGAAGGCAAAAAAACTCTGGAACTCGCCCTCCAGATTCTGGAGAAAGCGGAGAAAGCACAGGCACAAGCCCTGAATTCCGGCCCGGAAATCCGATGACGGGTATAATGTTTATAGCATACTGAGCACAGGCATGGCATTTCAGGACTCGGCGCCAAAGTGCGCCGATCAGGCTTAAGCCCATAGAATTGACAGGACTTAGCTTGCCTTTCTATACTTTGCTGGATATGGGCGGTTAGACGCGAATGTTTGAATATGCGATTGGCCACTACCAGAAACACCCGCCGAGCAGGCGTTTGCTTGCCTCCTGGGTCGCCAGTATTCTGGGCCACGCCCTCGCGGTCTTGATCCTATACCTGAACCCGCAATTGCTGCAGGGTGGTTCCTATTTGTGGTTCCGGCAACCGGT
Encoded proteins:
- a CDS encoding OmpH family outer membrane protein, with product MSRKPILFLALLLALPVWGAAQNPPTPPPAPPAAQAAAPVVIGPAKVAFVDIQQAITLCDEGKKESAILQQYVDQKSQELQKMQKELEGLRNQLELTGSKLNDDARQDLADAIESKDTQVQRFQQDTQKDIDSRRQKLQNTIARKMLTSIEKVAKEKGANVVQFLGITNIYGYVDPSLVITEDVVKAYNIAYPAAAVSPAVKK
- the fabZ gene encoding 3-hydroxyacyl-ACP dehydratase FabZ; this encodes MEGTFSALKIREILEIMPHRYPFLLVDRIIEFDGKNRMVGIKNVSFNEAFFQGHFPEHPVMPGVLVVEALAQVGVILLFSADESRNSKLVYFSGIDNCRFRQPVIPGDQIRLEVTSIKRRGNFFKMKGEALVDGTLVAEAELSCAIVDRG
- the lpxA gene encoding acyl-ACP--UDP-N-acetylglucosamine O-acyltransferase gives rise to the protein MSIHPTAIVDKKAEIGSDVAIGPYCVVAPDVRIGNGTELGPYVSVQSGTTIGESCRFYGHSSIGTDPQDLKYMGEPTRLQIGNRNVFREFVSINRGTPHGGHVTKIGDDGLFMAYSHVGHDGQVGSHVIFANAATLAGHVAVSDHAQVGAFSAIHQFCRVGPHAFIGGFSVVTRDALPYVKTVGARNDAKTYGINTIGLQRKGFAEDSIEELKQVYRILFRSQLNTSDALVKAREGTWTAPEVAVLLEFIESSERGFIR
- the lpxI gene encoding UDP-2,3-diacylglucosamine diphosphatase LpxI (LpxI, functionally equivalent to LpxH, replaces it in LPS biosynthesis in a minority of bacteria.), with the protein product MNESAVKYGLIAGNGRFPFMVLESARERSLDMVVAAIKEETFPEIESCGYPVHWLGLGQLGKLIRVFQQAGVTKAIMAGQVKHVQIFGSSLPDLTMLKTLAGLKHKSSDALIGAVARVLEEAGIALLDSTEFLKPHMVPEGTLTRRGLNEHEQADLEFGRPVAHRIALMDIGQTLVVRDRAVVAVEAMEGTDAAVRRAGDLAGGRDLTVIKVSKPKQDMRFDVPVVGPSTIRNMIEAGATALVLDAHRTLLVDRRQLVQMADSNGIAIVGLPPIE
- a CDS encoding Gfo/Idh/MocA family oxidoreductase — encoded protein: MVDKIRVGVVGVGALGQHHARVYSTLPDVTLVGVVDTRPGRAEEIAGPLATQSFADYRQLFGKVDAVSIAAPTTLHGEIGEEFLNQGVSVLVEKPISHTLADADRLMRAAQTSGCVLQVGHLERFNPAIQAVREIVNRPRFFEAHRMGLFSPRSLDIDVILDLMIHDLDIISSLVPTPPVHIEAVGIAILTKRIDIANARIQFGDGCVANVTASRVSMEKIRKLRFFQAREYISIDYTRQDVSIFRLDGPPARAAQIISQKLTPPRREPLDLELRAFLDAVRGRGQVACTGAEGKKTLELALQILEKAEKAQAQALNSGPEIR